One Bacillota bacterium genomic window, CGAAAGGCGACCGAAAAGCCACCGCGGCTTCAGCTCGAGAGGGTGGGGAAATGCTGGTTCTGGTGGCGAGCCCGGCGTTCTTCGCGATCAAGACGTATTTGCCGCGCTTGTTGCCCGAGGCCGAGGTGGTGTTCGCCGACCCGGCAAGCCTTCCGGATCGGGTCGGGGAGGCGGAGGTGCTGATCCCCTCGATGGCGCGCATCAACGACGCTCTCCTGTCGAGGGCCCGCCGCGTTCGGCTCATCCATCAGTGGGGGGCGGGGCTGGAGGGCGTCGACATCGAGGCGGCGACGCGCCGGGGGATTCCAGTGGCCAACGTGCCGACGGGCGGCACGGCCAATGCCGATTCGGTGGCGGAGTGGTGCGTGATGGCCGCGCTGGTGCTGGCTCGGCGGCTCGATGAGGCCAGGGCCAACGCGAGGGCGGCCTCGCCATGGGGGTCGCCGGCCGGGATGTCGCTGGTCGGCCGGAGTGCCGGCATCGTGGGGTTGGGAGGAATCGGCAAGGCGCTCGCTCCCCGCCTGCGGGCGATGGGGATGTGGGTGGCGGCGGTCAAGCGCACCCCGCAGCCCCAGCTCGCTCAGGAGTTGGGCCTGGAATGGCTGGGCCCCATGGACCGGCTCGACGACCTGCTCGCCCGGAGCGACTTCGTGTTCCTTACGCTGCCGGCCACGCCCGAGACCCGGGGCCTGATGGGCCGCAGTCGCTTGTCCGCCATGCGCCCGGGTGCCTTTCTCATCAACCCGGCAAGGGGCGCGCTCGTCGACGAGCCCGCATTGCTCGACGCGCTGGAAAGCGGGCGCCTGGGCGGGGCGGCGCTGGACGTTTACGCCAAGGAGCCTCCCCCTCCTGACCACCCGCTGGTTCGCCACCCTCGGGTCCTGGCAACGGCCCACGTGGCGGGGGTGACCGACGCCTCCTACACTGACATCGCCCGGCACGTGGCCGAAAACGTCCGCCGGGTGCAGGCGGGGATGCTGCCGGTTTCGTGCGCGAATCCCGGCGTGAAGATGCGCCCCGCCGCGCCGTAACGAGGTGCGCTTTGGAGATGGCATCCGACGGTCTGGCCGCCAGCACCGGTGGCCGGAAAACAGGCGACCGGTTCCGGCCGCTGCACGAAGAGGTCCGGTTTCTGGGCGCGCTGCTGGGCGAGGTGCTGCGAGAGCAGGGCGGCGAGGAGCTGTTCGTTGCGGTCGAGCGGGTGCGCCTGGCCACCCGGCAGCTGCGGCAGGGCTTCGACGGGCGCGTCGAGCAGGAGCTGACAGGCTTCCTCTCGGGCCTGCCCACGCCGCTGGCCTTGCAGGTAGCACGAGCCTTCACGGTTTACTTCGAGCTGACCAATCTGGCCGAGCAGCACCACCGGGCCCGCCGGCGGCGTGAGTACC contains:
- a CDS encoding 2-hydroxyacid dehydrogenase, with the protein product MLVLVASPAFFAIKTYLPRLLPEAEVVFADPASLPDRVGEAEVLIPSMARINDALLSRARRVRLIHQWGAGLEGVDIEAATRRGIPVANVPTGGTANADSVAEWCVMAALVLARRLDEARANARAASPWGSPAGMSLVGRSAGIVGLGGIGKALAPRLRAMGMWVAAVKRTPQPQLAQELGLEWLGPMDRLDDLLARSDFVFLTLPATPETRGLMGRSRLSAMRPGAFLINPARGALVDEPALLDALESGRLGGAALDVYAKEPPPPDHPLVRHPRVLATAHVAGVTDASYTDIARHVAENVRRVQAGMLPVSCANPGVKMRPAAP